In [Chlorobium] sp. 445, the following proteins share a genomic window:
- a CDS encoding glycosyl transferase has translation MYHSRLNHDSLPKVYILLLNWNGWQDTIECLESVFRLHYPHYRVIVCDNGSTDDSLWHIQQWATGRLSVWTPPHNALRSYSYPPIDKPITYCEYTCADVESALSADEHDAKLIFIQTGENRGFAAGNNIGLRYALAKGDFDYIWLLNSDTVVAPDALLNLVEHALQDTTIGLCGSTLLYYHHPTLIQTLGGGHYNKWFGLTSHIAENQPLEQFPSEHRHQCCASMDYVMGASMLVSKAFLETVGLMSEEYFLYFEELDWTMRAHGQFRLGYAEKSIVYHKSGQSVGNTPRKWSAMSVFYTTRSRIKFVRKFYPQSLPLVYLRLVLSFFRQWLNGRRAQAQAIWDAMRQYP, from the coding sequence ATGTATCACAGCCGATTAAATCACGATAGCCTTCCAAAAGTCTATATTCTGCTGCTGAACTGGAATGGCTGGCAAGATACGATTGAGTGCTTGGAGAGTGTCTTTCGCCTGCACTATCCACACTATCGTGTCATTGTGTGTGATAATGGCTCAACCGATGATTCGCTTTGGCACATTCAGCAATGGGCAACCGGGCGGCTTTCGGTGTGGACACCACCGCACAACGCACTGCGTTCATATTCTTACCCACCAATTGACAAACCAATCACTTACTGTGAGTACACTTGCGCCGATGTTGAGTCTGCACTCAGCGCAGATGAACACGATGCAAAACTCATCTTCATTCAAACTGGTGAGAACCGTGGCTTTGCTGCTGGCAATAACATTGGCTTACGCTATGCACTTGCCAAAGGCGACTTTGACTACATTTGGCTTCTCAACAGCGATACCGTTGTTGCACCCGACGCCTTGCTGAACCTCGTTGAGCATGCCTTGCAAGACACGACCATCGGACTTTGCGGCTCAACCCTACTTTACTATCACCATCCGACGCTGATTCAAACGCTTGGAGGCGGACACTACAACAAGTGGTTCGGTCTGACCTCACACATCGCTGAAAATCAGCCCCTTGAGCAGTTCCCGTCTGAACATCGTCATCAGTGTTGCGCCTCAATGGATTATGTCATGGGCGCATCTATGCTGGTCTCAAAGGCTTTTTTAGAAACAGTCGGGTTGATGAGCGAAGAGTATTTTCTTTACTTCGAGGAATTAGATTGGACTATGCGGGCTCATGGACAGTTTAGGTTAGGATATGCCGAAAAAAGTATTGTCTACCACAAAAGCGGGCAAAGCGTTGGTAATACACCGAGAAAGTGGAGTGCAATGTCGGTATTTTATACAACGCGCAGTCGGATTAAATTTGTGCGCAAGTTTTATCCGCAGTCTCTGCCACTGGTTTATCTGCGGCTTGTCCTATCTTTTTTTCGTCAATGGCTAAACGGTCGGCGCGCACAGGCACAAGCAATTTGGGACGCAATGCGACAGTACCCATGA